The genomic DNA GGGCACGGGTACCGAAGGTGTTCCGGCCGTGCGCGTCAGGGGTCAACTTGCAGTCTACCACACCCACCGTTTCCGGTCGCCATGTCCCCTCCGCATCGCCGAGAGGCAACCCCACCCCACGCGGCACCACCCTCCACCGCCTCGGTTACCCCGGGCTGGCTGGTGACGTGGCGCGTGCCGTTGGTTTTTCTGGCGGTGGCGGTGATCACTTTTTTTGTGTTCTGGCCGTCGCTGTCCAACGGTTTCGTGAGCTGGGATGACGACGAGAACTTCCTGACCAATCCGCACTATCGCGGCCTGGGGGTGGATAACCTCCGCTGGATGTGGACCACGTTTCACCTGGGCACGTGGATTCCGCTCTCCTGGATGACGCTGGGGCTGGACTATGTGCTCTGGGGGATGAATCCGGTCGGCTACCACGCCGTCAACATGCTGCTCAATGCGGTCGACGCCGGCATATTGTACCTGCTCGCGCTGCGACTGCTGCCGAAACCCTTGGACTCCGCACGAGCGGCCATGGCGCGGACCTCGCCGTGGGCGTTGCATCTGTCTGCCGCCTTTGTCGCCTTGGTGTTCTCGATTCACCCGTTGCGCGTGGAATCGGTCACGTGGATCACCGAGCGGCGCGACGTGCTGGCGGGATTCTTCTATCTGTCCACGGTGTTGTGCTTTGTCCGGTTTGCCGAGGGCAACGCGCAGGCCACGCGCTGGTACGTCGCCTCGGTGGCCGCGCACGCGCTGGCGCTCCTGTCCAAGGGCACCGCGGTCACCATTCCTGGCGTGCTGCTGCTGCTGTGGGTGTATCCGTTCCGGCAGATTGGCGGCGCGGCGGGCTGGGGTCGCGCCGCCCTCTGGCGTACCACGCGGATACTGGCGCCGTTCGTGCTGCTGTCCGTGGCGTTCACCGTTGTCGTATTCGTGGCGTTGCAGAATCTCGAGCAACTGCCAATTGGCGGGAAGATTGCCGTGTCGGCGGCCAGTTGGTGCTTCTATGTGGGCAAGATGTTGTGGCCCACCGGACTGTCGCCCCTGTATGCGATGCCCGACGTGGTGAATCCGCTTGCTGCGCGCTATCTGGTCAACTACGCCGTGATTCTTGCGGTGGTGGTGGTGGCGTGGGTCGTGCGACGCAAGGTGCCCGGCGCCGTCATGGCACTGATCATCTGCTCGGCCATCCTGTTTCCGCTCCTCGGCGTGCATCAGGGCGGTCCGCAGATCGTTGCGGATCGCAACAGCTTCAACGCGGCACCGGCGATGGCGATGCTGGCGGGAGGCACACTCCTGCTGGCGCTTCGTCGCTCACCGGGTGTCGCCATCGCCATGGCCGCGGCGATGGTGACTGTGTTGAGCACGCTGACCTGGCGACAGACCCACGTGTGGCACGACTCGGAGACCCTGTGGGCACGTGTGCTGGAGATCGAGCCCGACTCGCCGTATGGCCACAATGACTACGGCAACGTGCTGTTCCAACAGGGGCGCGTGGCCGAGGCTCTCGGGCATTTTGAGCGCGCCGTGCAGCTTCGCCCGCAATTTGCGCATGCGTGGGCCGACCTCGGCGTGGCGCTTGCCGCGAGCCAACGCGACACCGAGGCCATTGAGGCGTACCGACGGGCGCTGGCCATTGAGCCCTCTCAGCACGAAGCGGAGAGCAACTGGGGCGTGGCCCTGATGCGGGGCGGCGACGCCAGTGGTGCCATCGCGCACTTCGCGCGAGCGCTGGCGCTTAACCCGAACAACGCCGACGCGCACGTGAATTGGGGCAATGCCCTGGTACGACTGGGGCGCGCTGCCGAGGCGACAAGCCACTATGCGACGGCGGTAACGGTGCGTCCCGATCATGCTGATGCGCAGTTGAACTGGGGTGTGGCGCTGGCGTTGCAGGGTCAACTGCCGGAGGCCATTGTGCACTTCCGTCGCGCGCTGGAGCTCAACCCGTCGCTGGAGCAGGCGCGCGACTATCTCGCGCAAGCGGAAGCCGTCGTCAGATCCGGGGCGCCGCCGGTGAGTCGCTAAATAGTATCGCGACGCAGCGTCCTGGCGTTTGGCGGCGAACGGGCTCCAGATACCCCAGCGCACGAAACGCCGGCTGCAATCGCGGATCGGCGCGCAACCGGGGGCCACGAAACGCATAGATGCCCCACGCAAACCGCGCCTCCACCTGACCGCGGTCGCGCGATGCGCGATCCAGCACGGCAATGGCCACGCTATCGCTGCGCATCCATCGCGCCATGGCGAGCGCCGAAAACACAGGTCCGGTTGCGATCAGCGGATCCGTCGCCGGCTCACGGGTAGCCAGGTCGCCCCAACGCGCGGCCAATCGCGCCAGGACGTCATACTTGTCCGTCGCCGGGCCCTTGAGCGGCAGTACGGCGTCATCGAATATGGCGTGCTTGCAATCCTACCGCTTCATCTTCGCCGTGAGCTCCGTGAGCCAGTTCTCCACGTACACCGCCGTCGGCGCGCTCGCCGCCCAACGCTCGCGAATCATCAGAAAGCGCGACCCATCGGGCGATACATCGTACTGCTGTCGATTGCGCGCGCGGCGATAGCCGGCCAACGAGAACAGCGTGCGCGGATTGCCCGGCGTGAACGTTGGCCCCGCCGGGACGTTGACCACCTTCAGCATGCCACCGCTTTCGAAAAACAGTTCGCGACCGTCGCGCGACCAGCGCGGCTCGGTGCCGCCACCGCGAGACACGACAAACTTGGCCTGCGCGTCCGGAAACGACGTGACGTAGACGTTCACGGCGCCCTCGCTTTCGCTTGACGAGTAGGCCAGCCAGCGACCGTCGGGCGACAACGCAATACTGAGCGCAAACTGCACCGAGGGCATGTCAAACACGGTGCGCAGTGTAGTATCGCCGATAAGGCGTCTGGCCTGCAGAATGTTGCGCGAGCCGGTGACATCCTTCCGCATCACCATCCACCCGCCATCACGCGAGACTTCGGCTTCCCAGAGCCCGACCTCGGCGCGCTGCAACAGGGTTGCCTTCGTGCTGCCGTCCGCCGGCGCGCGATATATGGCGACATCATCCCGACGCTTGGTGATATCGCCAGCGGCAATGAACACCAGCGATTTCCCGTCGGGCATCCATGACGGGCGCCAACTGACGACACCCGGCGTGACCAGTTTCTGACGGCTGCCATCGGCCCGTCGCAGCCACAGGTCCGTGGTTTTTGCGCGAACGCTGATCGCGAGCGACTGCCCGTCCGGCGAGAGTGCCGGATATTCGAAATGCTCCACCCACGAGGAATCGAATGCCGTGGCCTGACCGTCTCGCGTGACCCACACCAACTCATCGACGGTGCGTGCCGCTTCGTCGGTCGTGTACAACACACTCCCCGACGACGAGACCGCGAAACGCAGCGGGTCCACGCCTTCCAGGACCGACACCGACCCCGACGTGAGCGTCATCGTTTCGGCGTCAAACCCGACGGCAAACAATCCGCCCTCGCGCGCCGTGTACAGCAGGTGACCCGTCGGTGAATACCACGCACCCGCCGCGCGTGGCACCAGCAGCAGCAGACTGTCCGCGGCGAACGAATAGGCGTACACCGTCGAGGTAATGGCGCAGTTTCCCGGACACACAGAGAGGAGCACGCCCTTACTCCCGGGCAACGGCGTGATTGACGCGGCAGCTCCAGCAGACTTGTAGCCACGCAACGCCACGGCCGGTCCGCCATCGGCCGACAATCGTTTCAGTGTCGACCCTTCCGCGAAATACACGATGGTGTTGTCGGCAAGCCAGGCGCCGGAGCGCATGTCGGGCGCGATGTCCTCGGCCAGTGTCACGGCGCCACCACCCTCTACCGGGACTTTCCGAAGCTTGAAATCATGGGTCAGAAACGCGACCCACTTTCCGTCCGGCGAAAAGAACGGCGAGTTCGCACCGTCCGTTCCGGCCATGAGCGTCGCATCAGTCGCACTGCGCAACTTGCGTTTGAGCACCCACTGCCCTTTCGCCGTATCGGCAAACACGATGCTCGATCCATCCGGTGCGATGGCGGCTTGCATCGCCACCGCTCGTACGCCGGGCTCCAACGCGGGCTGCAAGCTACTCTGCCAGAGCTGCACACGTTGACGACTCACGGCGCTCGAGGCGGCGGGACGCGCGAAATACATCGCGGCGAAAAACACACTGGCCGCAATGGCCGACACCGTAAGCCACGTGCGGGGATCGCGCACGAGTGGACGGGCAATCGCGACCGCACTCGTCGTCGCCGCAAACGTCGCGCCACTCGCGTTGGACAGCGCGGTCGAAAACTCGGCCGCGCTCGCATAGCGATCGGCCGGCAATTTCGCGAGCGCGGTGAACACCGCGTGCTCCACGTGCGCCGGCACCGTATCGCGCAACGTGCGCAGCGCGGTAGGCCGCTCACTCAACACTTTCGCGACAATGGCCTGCACGCTGCCACCGGTAAACGGCGCATCGCCGGCCAGCATTTCGTACAACACGGCGCCCAACGCGTACACATCACTGCGCGCGTCGATGGTGCGCTCGCCCATCGCCTGCTCGGGGCTCATGTACTGCGGCGTGCCGAGGCTCAGGCCCGTCTGCGTCATGCGCGCGCCGCCGGCGGACTGCACCGCGAGCGCGATGCCGAAGTCGGCCACAATCGCCTGGCCGTCGTGCAGGAGAATGTTCTCCGGCTTGATGTCGCGATGAATCACGCCCTGGCGATGCGCGTAGTCCAACGCACTCGCCACTTCGCGCGCAATGCGCACGGCCTCGGGAATAGGCAGCTGCCGTTCGCGCTCCATGCGCGCGCGCAGCGTTTCGCCGGTCACCAGCGGCATCACGTAGTACAGCAAACCGTCTGACGCACCGCTATCCAGCAGTGCGAGAATATGCGGATGCTGCAGCTTGGCGGTGGTCTTGATCTCGCTCAAGAACCGCTCGGCGCCGAATGCCGCGCCGAGGTCGGGATGCAGCACCTTGATGGCGACGTCGCGCTCGTGCTTGAGGTCGTGCGCGAGGTACACGGTGGCCATGCCGCCGGCGCCGAGTTCGCGGTCGACGCGGTAGCGGTCGGCGAGGGCTAACGTGAGACGCATCATGATGTCGCTCACTTGGCCGCGCCATCGATGGCGGCTTTCAGCCGCGTGATGAAGTCGGGAATGAAACGGAGATAGCGCGATTCCGTCTGCGCCGGGCTTTGCGCGTAGATGATGCCACCGTCCCACGACGCGCGATTGGACCACCCGGGTGTGTCGGTGAACAGGGGATCACGAGCCCACACGCTCGGCGCGCCGATGAGCGCACCGCTCACGCGATCGAAACGCGCCTTGTACCACGTCACGCCCGATCGGTAGAGCAGTTCGGTGGGCGAGAGCCAGATCGGCTCCACGCCACCGACCGCCACCTGCTGCTGCTGGGTGCCGCGAGGATATGGCCCGACGAGGAGCTGATTGGTTTGCGACGTATGCCAGGCGACACGCGTGGCGTCGGGAGAGCGCGTCATAAAGATGGCGTCCTTCGACAGGGTGTCGATGCGCACCGACCTTCCGGCCATCGTGAGACGAAAAACGATCGGGGTGCGACTGTCGCGCGCCAGGATCGTCGAGTCATCGCTGAAGTCGAGGGCATCGAGGGCATCCTGTTCGCCGACGCGCCGCATGAGGGTATCCGGAGCGCCCGTCGCGTCAGGAGAGCCGATCAGCAACGCCGCGCCGGCATCGTCTTCCACGCGCACCACGATCCGGTCGCTCCGCGGGTTCCAGAGCGGCATCCGGATGATCGGCGCTCGGAGCCAGACCTGCGTGAGTCCACTACGCAGATCGTAAATGCGAAGCTCGTCGCCCTCGGGCGTGGCCACCACGGCGGCCAGACGCTTCCCGTCGCGGGAGAGATCGAAACGCAGAAACGGAGCACGCTCCATGGGCAGCGGTACCGCATCAGCCCCTTCGCGACGCACCACCATGGCCGCCAGCCGCTCAGCACCAGCGGGTGCGTAGCCGAGCAGTCCGTTCGTCGACACTTCAAATTGCGCGATGCCACCCACATCGCGGCTCACGCCGCGCACCAGCGACACCGCCCGACCCAGCTGACGCGTGCGCGCGTCATACGATGCCCCACGGAGCGTGCCGTCGAGCGAGAGGTACGTCATGTAGGCGCCGTCGATGAGTCGGAATGCTGCCCCCGACACCGCTCGCGCCGCTTTGCCGTCTTCACGCGTCGTCGTGATGGACCGCACCTCACCTGAGGCCGGATCGATCAGCGTGGCCGTCTCGTTGTAGCTGCACAGCATCTTACGTTCGGCGGCAAGCCACTGACCCCATACGCAGCGCGTACCCGAAATCTTTCGATCCTCGGTCACGCCCAGTTCCGGATCGAGCCAGGTCAGCCGGTAGCCATCGCCCGCGAGAGCGAAGAGACGCGTATCGGATATCCATTCCAACGTCGCCGGCGGTGCGCTCTCCATCAGTTGCCGAGGCTCGCCGCCACCGATGGGCAGGATCATGATGTGCGTCCTGGTCGCGAACGCGAGGCGCTGACCGTCCGGCGAAATGCGCGGACTGCGGCCACCCGACGTGCCGGTGATCGGCGCTGCCGACGCATCGACGAGACTGCGGCGCCACAGCATGGTGGAGTCGCCGCGCTGCACGGCGTACACGACGAAGTCGCCGCGAGGCGCGACCGACAGTTGGCGACTCGCCGAACCGAATCCGGTGGCGATCGTCCCCGCCACGCGCGCCATCGGCGCGCTGTCCGGAAGCGCCGCATCGAAGATCGCAGCCGAGGCCACGGCGGGTGCCTCGCGTGAGCGCCCATGCGGCCACCACCAGCGATGCGACCGTGGTGACGGCCAGTGCGGCGGCGATCACCCGTAGCCTCCGGCTGCGGTCGGTTGGAGCCTGTGCGAACGGCGTGTCCACCGCGTGGCGGTCCGCCGCGGTCGTGTTCGCGGTGAGCGCCGCGACGAACTCCGTCGTACTGGCAAAGCGATCAGCCGGCAGCTTGCTCAACGCGCGGAGCACCGCCTGCTCCGCACCAAACGGCACGGTATCGCGCACCGTGCTGATCGACTGCGGCTTCTCGGTGAGCACGCGCGCCACGATGGCTTGCACGCTTGATCCGGTGAAGGGCGCATCGCCGGTGAGCATTTCGTACGTCACGGCGCCGAGCGCGTAGATGTCCGCGCGCGCATCGATGTGGCGTTCGCCCATCGCCTGTTCGGGGCTCATGTACTGCGGCGTACCGAGGCTCAAGCCGGTTTGCGTCATGCGCGCGCCGCCAGCGGCTTGCACCGCGAGTGCAATGCCGAAGTCGGCGACGATGGCGTGTCCGTTCTGGAGCAGGATGTTCTCGGGCTTCACATCGCGGTGCACAATGCCGAGCGCGTGCGCCGCGCCGAGGGCGTCAGCCACTTCGCGCGCGATGCTTAGCGCGTCGTCGATCGGCAATTGCCGCTCACGGTCGAGGCGCGCGCGCAGCGTTTCGCCGGCAATGAACGGCATCACGTAGTACAACAATCCGTCCGCCGCACCGGAGTCGAGCAGCGCCAGGATATGCGGATGCTGCAGCTTGGCGGTGGTCTTGATCTCGCTCAAGAACCGCTCGGCACCGAGTGCGGCGCCAAGGTCGGGGTGCAGCACCTTGATGGCGACGTCGCGCTCGTGCTTGAGATCGTGCGCGAGGTACACGGTGGCCATGCCGCCGCGGCCGAGCTCACGCTCGACGCGGTAGCGGTCGGACAGGGCGGCCGACAGGCGCTCGCTAGTGGTCATCCGTCTCCGGCGTTCTGATGTGATGGATCAACCGCGATGAGGACTGCTCAGCGTGCATCGCACACCGGAATGCCTGCGGTACGGGCCGCGTACGCAATAATGCCTCGATCGCAGGTTATCAGCGACGCGCCCAACGCTTGCGCCTGGGCAAGCAAAATCCGATCGGCGGGATCACCGTGCGGCCCGCCAGGCAAGCGCGTACTGTGCACCAGCACATCGCGGCTCACCGGGACGGTGGTGATGCCGGGTGCCAGGGCGGCGCGATCCAGCCAGAGGCCAACATCGGTCCCCAGCTGCAACCGCCCTTTGCTCACGAGCATGGCGATTTCCCAGTACGAGAAGTCGCTCACGAAGAGGCGGCGCGCGGCGGCGGCGCGATCGATGAGGGTGCGCGTCGCCTTGGGCAGCGCGCCCGCCGTGGCATCGAGCGTCCACAGCCACACATGCGTGTCGAGCAAGATCGGCGTGTCGCGGTCGGGCGACGCAGCGGCGCGCCAGACCGCAGGACGTCCGGTGTATTCCGGCTCGGGCTCGCGAACCGTCGACCGCGTCGTTCTTGCGCCCTCGCCGACTCGCCGGCGTGACGGTTGCTTTGGCGTCACGTCAAGTCGAAGGACGCGATGCAAGAGGCTCAGTGGTCGACGCGGACCAGAGCGCATCGTCGGGCGAGATGATATCACCGTGAGCCACGACGCTGCCACGGATAAACCCCCAAGGGGATTCGATCTGTGCCTGAACCGCCGACACCCGAACCACCGGCCGCCCGCGCTTCGTGACGATCACGTCAGCGTCGGTGCGGGCGATCTGATCCATGAGTTCGAGGCAGGTGGCCTTGAATTCACTCGCTGAGATGGTTGCTGCGGCTGGCGCAGACCTGGACCGCACCGGCTGACGGGGCATGGGCTTCATCCTGAGAAGTGGTCAAAACAATATGACCATGGTCATTCTGTATGACAAGGCGATACTGGACCTCACTGTCGATTCACCAGCCCAAACTGTTGATCCAGCCAGCGCGTGGACTCCGACACCCACATCGGCCGCGGCAGGAAATGTCCGCCTTCAAACAGCCCCTGCTTTTTGGTACCCGGCGGTGAGCCGAGCAGCCGGAGAAAGGGGACTTGCGACGACTCGTACGGAAAGACGCTGTCGTAGCGGCCACTGAGCATGTCCAACAGCGCGAGAATGTGCGGATGATTGAGTCGCGCCGTGATGGCGATCTCGCGCAGGAAGCGTTCGCCGGTGAGGGACTGGGTGAGCTCCGGCTTGAGCAGCTTGATCGCCACATCGCGGTCGTGCTTGAGATCGCGCGCGAGGTACACAGTGGCCATGCCGCCGGCGCCGAGCTCGCGGTCGACGCGGTAGCGGTCAGACAGCGCCGCAGAAAGGCGCGCGAGGATGGTGCTCACGCGGAGGCTCTCTC from Gemmatimonadaceae bacterium includes the following:
- a CDS encoding tetratricopeptide repeat protein: MSPPHRREATPPHAAPPSTASVTPGWLVTWRVPLVFLAVAVITFFVFWPSLSNGFVSWDDDENFLTNPHYRGLGVDNLRWMWTTFHLGTWIPLSWMTLGLDYVLWGMNPVGYHAVNMLLNAVDAGILYLLALRLLPKPLDSARAAMARTSPWALHLSAAFVALVFSIHPLRVESVTWITERRDVLAGFFYLSTVLCFVRFAEGNAQATRWYVASVAAHALALLSKGTAVTIPGVLLLLWVYPFRQIGGAAGWGRAALWRTTRILAPFVLLSVAFTVVVFVALQNLEQLPIGGKIAVSAASWCFYVGKMLWPTGLSPLYAMPDVVNPLAARYLVNYAVILAVVVVAWVVRRKVPGAVMALIICSAILFPLLGVHQGGPQIVADRNSFNAAPAMAMLAGGTLLLALRRSPGVAIAMAAAMVTVLSTLTWRQTHVWHDSETLWARVLEIEPDSPYGHNDYGNVLFQQGRVAEALGHFERAVQLRPQFAHAWADLGVALAASQRDTEAIEAYRRALAIEPSQHEAESNWGVALMRGGDASGAIAHFARALALNPNNADAHVNWGNALVRLGRAAEATSHYATAVTVRPDHADAQLNWGVALALQGQLPEAIVHFRRALELNPSLEQARDYLAQAEAVVRSGAPPVSR
- a CDS encoding serine/threonine-protein kinase translates to MMRLTLALADRYRVDRELGAGGMATVYLAHDLKHERDVAIKVLHPDLGAAFGAERFLSEIKTTAKLQHPHILALLDSGASDGLLYYVMPLVTGETLRARMERERQLPIPEAVRIAREVASALDYAHRQGVIHRDIKPENILLHDGQAIVADFGIALAVQSAGGARMTQTGLSLGTPQYMSPEQAMGERTIDARSDVYALGAVLYEMLAGDAPFTGGSVQAIVAKVLSERPTALRTLRDTVPAHVEHAVFTALAKLPADRYASAAEFSTALSNASGATFAATTSAVAIARPLVRDPRTWLTVSAIAASVFFAAMYFARPAASSAVSRQRVQLWQSSLQPALEPGVRAVAMQAAIAPDGSSIVFADTAKGQWVLKRKLRSATDATLMAGTDGANSPFFSPDGKWVAFLTHDFKLRKVPVEGGGAVTLAEDIAPDMRSGAWLADNTIVYFAEGSTLKRLSADGGPAVALRGYKSAGAAASITPLPGSKGVLLSVCPGNCAITSTVYAYSFAADSLLLLVPRAAGAWYSPTGHLLYTAREGGLFAVGFDAETMTLTSGSVSVLEGVDPLRFAVSSSGSVLYTTDEAARTVDELVWVTRDGQATAFDSSWVEHFEYPALSPDGQSLAISVRAKTTDLWLRRADGSRQKLVTPGVVSWRPSWMPDGKSLVFIAAGDITKRRDDVAIYRAPADGSTKATLLQRAEVGLWEAEVSRDGGWMVMRKDVTGSRNILQARRLIGDTTLRTVFDMPSVQFALSIALSPDGRWLAYSSSESEGAVNVYVTSFPDAQAKFVVSRGGGTEPRWSRDGRELFFESGGMLKVVNVPAGPTFTPGNPRTLFSLAGYRRARNRQQYDVSPDGSRFLMIRERWAASAPTAVYVENWLTELTAKMKR
- a CDS encoding serine/threonine protein kinase, whose translation is MTTSERLSAALSDRYRVERELGRGGMATVYLAHDLKHERDVAIKVLHPDLGAALGAERFLSEIKTTAKLQHPHILALLDSGAADGLLYYVMPFIAGETLRARLDRERQLPIDDALSIAREVADALGAAHALGIVHRDVKPENILLQNGHAIVADFGIALAVQAAGGARMTQTGLSLGTPQYMSPEQAMGERHIDARADIYALGAVTYEMLTGDAPFTGSSVQAIVARVLTEKPQSISTVRDTVPFGAEQAVLRALSKLPADRFASTTEFVAALTANTTAADRHAVDTPFAQAPTDRSRRLRVIAAALAVTTVASLVVAAWALTRGTRRGLGCDLRCGASGQRADGARGGDDRHRIRFGESPTVGRASRRLRRVRRAARRLHHAVAPQSRRCVGSADHRHVGWPQSAHFAGRSAPRVRDQDAHHDPAHRWRRASATDGERTAGDVGMDIRYASLRSRGRWLPADLARSGTGRDRGSKDFGYALRMGSVACRRT
- a CDS encoding type II toxin-antitoxin system VapC family toxin, which encodes MHRVLRLDVTPKQPSRRRVGEGARTTRSTVREPEPEYTGRPAVWRAAASPDRDTPILLDTHVWLWTLDATAGALPKATRTLIDRAAAARRLFVSDFSYWEIAMLVSKGRLQLGTDVGLWLDRAALAPGITTVPVSRDVLVHSTRLPGGPHGDPADRILLAQAQALGASLITCDRGIIAYAARTAGIPVCDAR
- a CDS encoding type II toxin-antitoxin system Phd/YefM family antitoxin codes for the protein MPRQPVRSRSAPAAATISASEFKATCLELMDQIARTDADVIVTKRGRPVVRVSAVQAQIESPWGFIRGSVVAHGDIISPDDALWSASTTEPLASRPST
- a CDS encoding protein kinase encodes the protein MSTILARLSAALSDRYRVDRELGAGGMATVYLARDLKHDRDVAIKLLKPELTQSLTGERFLREIAITARLNHPHILALLDMLSGRYDSVFPYESSQVPFLRLLGSPPGTKKQGLFEGGHFLPRPMWVSESTRWLDQQFGLVNRQ